The Thermococcus eurythermalis genomic sequence GACTCCTACGAGTGGACGGCACCAGTGATAGTGGCCCAGGTGACTCCTGACAGTTCAACCTCCGGGTACATCTCATACACGTACTTCCCAGAACTTAAAGTCGGGTTCAGCGTCAACGCCTTTGTGGATTCAGAGTGGGTCAGGCTGGGTTCCTACAACATAATCCAGAAGGGGGAGGGCGGCAAGCACGCCGGCAGTTTTGGTACGGGTACCCCCTACTACATCTGGATGAACGTCACATACCGCTACGAAAAATGGCGGGTGTCCAGCGGGGGCCGGGTGTGGCACGAGGAGTATGTCTACATCAAGGACGCTTATCCCGATACCCTAAGGGGAGGAACGTCGAAACCGCCAGAGGCCCAGACTCCACCCATTGACAGGTGGGTAGATGAAGGGGTCTATGAGTCTACCAATGTCATTGGATACTACGCGTTCAATATATGGGGCATGGGCGCGGACAATATTGCCGTAGATGCTTTGAAGTTCATCGAAGCCCTTGAGGATACGGGGAAAATAAGCAGAGCCGCCGCCGAAAAAGCGAACATTATCGGCATCTTTATTGATGTTAGGTTCGAGTATGGCATGAAGGCCTTTGACTTTGACCTCGCTTTGTATTCAAACAGGCAGGAGACTCACCATGTCTGGATGGGGGAGAGCACCGACACAACGACCGCTCCTGTTTTGTGTTTCAGGGTTGAGTGAGGCCTCCCTTTAATTTCCCTGCTTAGACAGTGCTAACGCCGAGGTTGTCACCTTAGCGATAGCCTTTTTTACCCTGCCTTCCTATTCTCATCGACTGGTGGTTCTCGTGGAGGCCGTGGAGCGTCACCTCTCAAAAGGAGACTACAAGAACGCCCTGAAAAGTGCGCTGGCAATAGCGGACGAGATACGAAGGCTACTTGCTCTGAGCGAAGTCCTGACGGCCTTTCCACGGGACGAAGTCTTGAGCCACATGCTCGATACGCTTGAATCAGTGAAGGGCACGCCCGAGAAGGCCCTTGCGTACTCAATTCTTGGACGGGCCCTCTATACCCTCGACAGGGATCACGACGCGGAGGCCTACTTTGAAAACGCCGTGCAAATAGCCGGGACAATAGACTCTCCACGAGTGAGGGGGGAGGTTCTGGCCGGGATAGCGCGGAACCTCATGCTCTCCGAGCGTTATAGGGACGGACTGGAGCTGTTTAAGGAAGCCGTAGACCTCCTTCAGACGTCGCGCGGGCTTTCCTCGGCGACAACGTCGTCGCTGATAAAGGTCGCCAGGCTGATAGAGAGGAGTGCCGATGAGACGCCAAATGAGACTGCCCTTGAGTTCTACGAGCTGGCCAGAAATGTCTATTCCTCGATATTCTTCAAGCTCCAGGCAAAGCACCTCGACGATAAAATCAACCTTATCCGGGACGTCCTTAAGAGGGGCAGGTCCGCCGTGGACGAGCTCCTTGAGAAAGGCCTGGTTGAGTCCGCGGTCTCCGTGATGCGATTCCTCCCCCTGAAGGACAGGGCCGTTGAAATGCTCCGCCTGAGCTACTGGCTCTTTCTCCACGAGAGGCCCCGCCTTGCCAGGCAGGTATTCAACGATGCCCTTGATTTAATCCTCGTTGGCAAGTTCCGGCCGAGGGACGGGGAGATTTTCTCGATAGCCAGAAAGATGCTTCGGATTGGCCGGCTTGAAGAACCTCTTATTCTGGCTGGAGTTATCATTGACACTGCCCTCTCCTCTGAGCTCCTTGGGGAGGTTGCCCTAGCGTACTCCAGGATAGACCCGGCCAGGGCGCGTTCAATCGCTGAGGGAATCCGGGACGAAAGCGTTAAGAGACGGGTTTTGAATGTCCTCGAAGGTGGTGAAGATGTGGGACACGAGCAAGGACTACCGCTTACTGGTGGCGGAGAAGGCGATAGAGCTCTTCCTGAAGACGATTGAGGGGGCGAAGTTTAAGGGTCATTGGGACAAGAAGAAAGCGATAAAGCTCGGCAAGGAGATGCTCCCCGAGATACAGGCGATGCGCTACAGCTACATAGAGCCGAATGAGCTAATCGAGACCCCCCAGATGAAGGCCCTGAAGGAGAAGGCCCTTGGAATTATCGAGGCCCTTGGAGGGGAGGACTGGCACCACAAGTTCATAAGCAACGCCTCAAAGGACGAGCGCGAGAAGGTTGAGGAGCAGGTTGCAAAGATTCGCTTCTTCCTCAACACTATACTCGGCCTCGACAAGCGCCTCGCCCTCGGCAAGATAAACGACCCTGTCATAGCCGTTGACATTAAGGTCGGCGAGGTTATGAGCGTCGCCAAGCACCCTAACGCCGACAGGCTTCTCGTCACCAACGTCAACATCGGCGACAGGGCGATAACTGTCGTCACCAACGACCTGACAGTGAAGGAAGGAAACCGCGTGGCGGTCGCGTTGCTCCCGCCGGCCAATTTCAGGGGAATAGTCAGCGAGGGCATGTTCCTTGGCGCTGGAGAGGGCGTTCTCAAGGACGTTAAGGGCGAAATCGGTGGTCTGCCCAAGGGCATTCCGCTGGAGGCCTTAAACGAGACGAGGAATTTAGTCGAGGCGTTTTTGAAGGGGTGAGGTGTTCTGCAATCATTTTTGCTCGCTTTCCAACTTTCTTCTGCCAAAAGTTATAAACGTTTATCCCCAAACATGATAACGGTGGCTAAGTGTGGGGTGGAGCAGACTCTTCCAGATGAAGGACCCGAGCTGTCTCTGCTACGTTATACCCGGTTGGGGTAGGATTGACGAAAACGGCTGTGCTGTATTCGGCCTCTACGACGGCGAGGGGAGGTACTGCAACGGGGAGTTCACCTACGTAGCCAACACAACGGGGTGAGGTGAATCGAATGAAAATTGAAGACGCTATCACGGCCATTCTCTACGGTGTCTTCCTCCTCTTCGCCGTTCCCTTCTTCCTCTACTGGAGCTCGGCCATCGTTGACACGCTCGGAGTTGACCGGCACCTTCCTTTGGAGGCCACACCCATTCTCGTGGTTGCCATGGCGTCGTTGGCTTTCACCGGCGTCGCTCTGATACCCGGATTGCGTTTAGAAGCAGGAAGAACCTTAAAAAGCCCGCCGTTGCGTTTTTCTCGGTGAGCTTTGCCTTTGCCCTCTTCCTCCTCTGGCTCGGCTTTTTGAGCACAAAATAACCTTTTGTTTTCCGGATGTATTCATCAGCGTACTTAATTACTCTTCTTTCTTTTAACCACTCGCCCTCATAAAACCCAACTCCAAATAAATTTATACTCGAAAAAAAAAGGAAGAAGTTTTACTTATAGTAAAAGAAAAAGCTTATATATGCTAACGTTCGTAAGTGTTATGAAAACTCTCAGAAGGTGAACCACTTGAGATGGAAACCTATGTTGGCAGTCCTCCTGGGTCTGCTGATGGTTGGAGTGACGGCAGAGACTGGAAGTGCAAGCACCATCCCCAGTCCAGCAGAGGATGATAACCCTCTGGGATATGTAAGGCTTGATCAAGGATTCAAACTCCTATTAGATGATGGGACAATGTTAAATCTAGCCCAAAAGCCTGCAAGCACTAATATCGTGAGGGATAGCAGCTTTACAAAAATTGTCAAAAAATACCACTTAAGGAAACTATTTGTTTCGGAGATAACCTTTGTTGAAAGAAACAAACTAAAAACCATTCTCGTTATCAGTTCTAATGAGACTACGAATCTAACAATATTGTGGGATGTGCATTCTCCCGCTTTCAGAGATCTTAATGGTGTGAGCACTAAGGAAACTCGCCCCTATGGGACGGTCCCATCAGCAATCATAGGCCAATATGGTAATACTAAATTTGCTTTGCTGTATAGTGATGTTTATTCAAAATTTAAGTCCTCAACCATAACGGGGCATGGAATCTCTCTGACCTTTGGAACATTTAGTCTGGCTCAAAATGAAACACTGAATATAGGAGAGTTTGAAGTCTCTATTCAAAGAGTTCCTTCCACTAGTATGGTTCCCATGAGGAGAACCGAGTATTATTACCCATCGCCTGACACTTACCCGATAAAAAGGTATTTCGACATCTATGACCACGATGGCAATGTAATCGGGAGAACTGTTGTGACAATCTATGGAAGTAGGAAAAGAGGGAGCAACTATGCATATCTTGAAGATGGAGTTGAAGGAGTTACATCGGTTGGCTATGCAGTAGCACCAAAATACGGGAAGTTCCACTCACTATACACCAAATTCGAATTCTGTGGGGGTTATTTCGGTTCAGGATATCCAAATGTTCCAATAAAACTCAATTATGATGCTATCGGAGGGGATCGTACTAGTATACAATTTACTGAAGTGCACAAAACGCTCATTGACCTTGTTTCTAATTACATTGAAGGTGGGGGATTTGTAGGTATTTTGCTAAATGGTCTGTCTGCAGAAAGCAAGAACGACCGGGGTACAAACGTTTTGACTAAGTATTATAGAGGACCAATCTCCATATCATCGCGGGGAGTAATATTGTACTATCTAGGGGCGGATGAAATAGGTCAGTATTATACATACACAGTTCATTTGCCATATGAGCTAGACGAAGACATGGTAAAATTCTGCCTTACGGTAAAACCTGGGATTGCAGTACCTCACCCCTCATTTCCGACAGACAGACTTTATACAAGGGAATACTCAATACCAATATGGATCTCATTACAAAGGCCTTAATCTGGAGGTAATTGTATATGCAGTTGAGAGGCAGTACATTGAGTAACCTTAGAAGGTTCTTGACCTTCTATTTCATTTATGCCCTTCTTTTTAATTTAGTAGTCTCCCAATCGTCATTATTGACAGAACAAAACCATGAGCTTACTCACGGGAGGGAGATTAGTATAACTGGAATAACCTATAGCAGCGGTCTAACCTGCTGGAACTCGACCAAGGAAGCCACTAACTACCGCTATTTGATCTGTCGCTTCAGCGTATCCAGAAAAGTTCCCATAAGCAGGGGGCTTAAAGTTGATTTCTCAGCTGAGTCGCTGGACTTATTTGAACTTGAGCAGGTCAGAGAGGATGTAATAATCAAACTTCCCTTTGGGTTCAAAGGACGCAAAACACTAAAACTCAAGGTACAGCTCTATGACGTCTGGTGGATTGGGGTTATTGTGCCACATCATGTGGAAGTCGTTCTAACTTTTGAGTGTACGGATGAGGAGTGTCACTTGCGGAAAATTGAAAAAGGGGCGAGTTCACAGTCCCATTCTCTTCTTCACAACTTCCAAAGCCCTCTCAGCATCGCTCTTGAACTCCGGATACCCAAGCTCCTCCATAGTCTCTGGCAACGGAACGCCGAGCTCCTCGTGCCAGCCTCTGAGCCTGTAGAACTCCCTCCTCGCCTCAAGGAAGTCATTGTAGTCGATGAAGGCCGCGTTGCCCTTGGCCGGCCCGTCCGGCTCGGGTTCCCACCAGCGAGGCGGAATCGTATCGTCGAGTGGAGGCGTCACCCAGTCGAGGGTATCGTGTATCCTTGCTATGCTCTCGACGGCCCAGGCGACCTTCCTGAGCCCCTCAACCGTCCACTCCTCGCCGGTTGCCAGCGAGTAGAACCTTGCAAGGTCTTCCATCTTGTAGG encodes the following:
- a CDS encoding tetratricopeptide repeat protein is translated as MVLVEAVERHLSKGDYKNALKSALAIADEIRRLLALSEVLTAFPRDEVLSHMLDTLESVKGTPEKALAYSILGRALYTLDRDHDAEAYFENAVQIAGTIDSPRVRGEVLAGIARNLMLSERYRDGLELFKEAVDLLQTSRGLSSATTSSLIKVARLIERSADETPNETALEFYELARNVYSSIFFKLQAKHLDDKINLIRDVLKRGRSAVDELLEKGLVESAVSVMRFLPLKDRAVEMLRLSYWLFLHERPRLARQVFNDALDLILVGKFRPRDGEIFSIARKMLRIGRLEEPLILAGVIIDTALSSELLGEVALAYSRIDPARARSIAEGIRDESVKRRVLNVLEGGEDVGHEQGLPLTGGGEGDRALPEDD
- a CDS encoding tRNA-binding protein, which codes for MWDTSKDYRLLVAEKAIELFLKTIEGAKFKGHWDKKKAIKLGKEMLPEIQAMRYSYIEPNELIETPQMKALKEKALGIIEALGGEDWHHKFISNASKDEREKVEEQVAKIRFFLNTILGLDKRLALGKINDPVIAVDIKVGEVMSVAKHPNADRLLVTNVNIGDRAITVVTNDLTVKEGNRVAVALLPPANFRGIVSEGMFLGAGEGVLKDVKGEIGGLPKGIPLEALNETRNLVEAFLKG